A stretch of the Muntiacus reevesi chromosome 8, mMunRee1.1, whole genome shotgun sequence genome encodes the following:
- the KCNMB2 gene encoding calcium-activated potassium channel subunit beta-2, which translates to MFIWTSGRTSSSYRHDEKRNIYQKIRDHDLLDKRKTVTALKAGEDRAILLGLAMMVCSIMMYFLLGITLLRSYMQSVWTEEAQCTLLNASITETFNCSFSCGPDCWKLSQYPCLQVYVNLTSSGEKLLLYHTEETIKINQKCSYIPKCGKNFEESMSLVNVVMENFRKYQHFSCYSDPEGNQKSVILTKLYSSNVLFHSLFWPTCMMAGGVAIVAMVKLTQYLSLLCERIQRINR; encoded by the exons aaatatttaccaaaaaatcAGGGACCACGACCTCCTGGACAAAAGGAAAACTGTCACAGCACTGAAAGCAGGAGAGGACCGGGCCATTCTCCTGGGACTGGCCATGATGGTGTGCTCCATCATGATGTACTTTCTGCTGGGAATCACACTCCTGCGCTCATACATGCAGAG TGTATGGACCGAGGAGGCTCAGTGCACCTTGCTGAATGCGTCCATCACAGAAACATTTAACTGCTCCTTCAGCTGTGGTCCGGACTGCTGGAAACTCTCTCAGTACCCCTGCCTACAGGTGTATGTTAACCTGACTTCTTCCGGTGAAAAGCTCCTTCTCTACCACACAGAAGAGACAATAAAAATCAATCAGAAG TGCTCCTATATACCTAAGTGTGGAAAAAATTTTGAAGAATCCATGTCCCTGGTGAATGTTGTCATGGAAAACTTCAGGAAGTACCAACACTTCTCCTGCTACTCTGACCCAGAAGGAAACCAGAAGAGTGTCATCCTAACCAAACTCTACAGTTCCAACGTGCTGTTCCATTCGCTCTTTTGGCCAACGTGTATGATGGCTGGGGGCGTGGCAATTGTTGCCATGGTGAAACTCACACAGTATCTTTCCCTGCTCTGTGAAAGGATCCAACGGATCAACAGATAA